One segment of Desulfosudis oleivorans Hxd3 DNA contains the following:
- a CDS encoding peptidoglycan D,D-transpeptidase FtsI family protein, protein MRYGRKTDETKGIRIRILVVGLIFSALYLVVGARVIYLQAFCADMLAGEASREYQKVRVTTGKRGAIYDRNNMEMAVTIDTVSIGMHPGVMINAEDKVNDLAAALGVKAGEIRKQIASGKSFVWLKRNVMPAEADAVRRIGLDRGAIAFVPERQRVYPNKTLAAQVIGFSGIDEKGLEGLEYTYDASLRGLKVERTIIKDAIGRDLYTEDGDAGGSSGNSLVLTIDGTIQSIVETVLEETARTYEAASGMAVVMDPRTGEVLAMANYPFFNPNAFSRYDRRWWRNRTVTDAFEPGSTMKIFLAAAALEAGVCTPDSVFFCEEGKYRVYKNLVHDTKAHGWLSLGQIVQFSSNIGAVKISEMIGRQVLWESLHRFGFGQETGINCSGETQGRLADYARWTPIDTGAIAFGQGISVSAIQLVTALSAVANDGVLMKPHVVKAVVDENGSVVRQYGVTQGRRIISRETARTVTDIMETVTAVDGTGKMAAIKGYTVCGKTGTAQKYNAEGGYAEDEFLASFMGFVPKVDPRIAVLVVLDAPQKHHYGGVVAAPAFRRIAYEVLSYLGVPPEFEKDRGKMMVSIPGEVNG, encoded by the coding sequence ATGAGATACGGCCGCAAGACAGACGAGACAAAAGGCATTCGCATCCGCATCCTGGTGGTGGGGCTGATTTTCAGCGCCCTGTACCTGGTGGTGGGGGCACGGGTGATCTATCTTCAGGCCTTCTGCGCCGATATGCTGGCCGGTGAAGCCTCCAGAGAGTACCAGAAGGTGCGGGTCACCACCGGCAAGCGGGGCGCGATCTATGACCGGAACAACATGGAGATGGCCGTGACCATTGACACGGTTTCCATTGGCATGCATCCCGGTGTCATGATCAATGCCGAAGACAAGGTAAATGACCTTGCCGCGGCCCTGGGCGTCAAGGCCGGGGAAATCAGAAAACAGATCGCATCCGGTAAATCCTTTGTATGGCTCAAACGTAACGTGATGCCCGCCGAGGCGGACGCGGTCCGCCGCATCGGACTGGACAGGGGCGCCATCGCGTTTGTGCCGGAACGGCAGCGGGTCTACCCGAACAAGACCCTGGCCGCCCAGGTGATCGGCTTTTCAGGTATTGACGAGAAAGGGCTGGAGGGGCTGGAGTATACCTATGACGCCTCTCTGCGGGGCCTTAAGGTTGAGCGTACCATCATCAAGGACGCCATCGGCCGCGATCTTTATACCGAGGACGGGGATGCCGGCGGCAGCAGCGGCAACAGCCTGGTGCTGACCATTGACGGCACCATTCAGAGCATCGTGGAAACGGTGCTGGAGGAGACGGCCCGGACCTACGAGGCGGCATCGGGTATGGCGGTGGTGATGGATCCGCGCACCGGCGAGGTGCTGGCTATGGCCAACTATCCTTTTTTCAACCCCAACGCCTTTTCCCGGTACGACCGGCGCTGGTGGCGGAACCGGACGGTGACCGACGCCTTTGAACCGGGCTCCACCATGAAGATCTTCCTGGCCGCGGCCGCCCTGGAGGCCGGCGTCTGCACGCCGGACAGCGTTTTTTTCTGCGAGGAGGGCAAGTACCGGGTTTACAAAAATTTGGTGCATGACACCAAGGCCCACGGCTGGCTCTCTCTGGGCCAGATCGTGCAGTTCTCCAGCAACATCGGGGCGGTGAAGATCAGTGAAATGATCGGCCGCCAGGTTTTGTGGGAAAGCCTTCACCGGTTCGGCTTTGGCCAGGAGACCGGCATCAACTGTTCAGGAGAGACCCAGGGACGGCTGGCCGACTATGCCAGATGGACGCCCATTGATACCGGCGCCATTGCCTTCGGCCAGGGCATATCGGTGTCGGCCATTCAACTGGTCACCGCCCTTTCAGCGGTCGCCAACGACGGCGTGCTCATGAAACCTCATGTGGTGAAGGCCGTTGTGGATGAGAACGGCAGCGTGGTCCGGCAGTACGGCGTCACCCAGGGACGGCGGATTATCTCCAGGGAGACGGCCCGGACCGTCACCGATATCATGGAGACGGTGACGGCGGTGGACGGAACGGGAAAGATGGCCGCCATCAAGGGGTACACGGTCTGCGGTAAAACCGGCACGGCCCAGAAGTATAACGCCGAAGGCGGTTACGCGGAAGACGAGTTTCTCGCCTCTTTTATGGGGTTTGTGCCGAAGGTGGACCCCCGCATCGCCGTTCTTGTGGTGCTGGACGCGCCGCAGAAACATCACTACGGTGGCGTGGTGGCGGCTCCGGCCTTCCGGCGGATCGCTTATGAAGTGTTGAGTTACCTGGGGGTGCCCCCTGAGTTTGAGAAGGACCGGGGGAAAATGATGGTTTCGATACCCGGGGAGGTGAACGGATGA
- a CDS encoding septum formation initiator family protein, whose amino-acid sequence MAEKKKQRKSGDRTILLWLAVLLLLTGEFFCFAWCRVQSVDLRYDITRNTDLAATLAARQKDLKIELARLRSPTRIMDIARTRLDMVMPNTDQVELIP is encoded by the coding sequence ATGGCCGAAAAGAAAAAGCAGCGCAAGTCAGGCGACCGAACCATCCTGCTCTGGCTGGCCGTGCTCCTGCTGCTGACCGGAGAATTTTTCTGCTTTGCCTGGTGCCGCGTGCAAAGCGTGGACCTGCGGTACGACATCACCCGGAACACGGACCTGGCGGCGACTCTGGCGGCCCGGCAGAAGGACCTGAAAATCGAACTGGCCCGGCTGCGCTCGCCGACCCGCATCATGGACATTGCAAGAACACGGCTGGACATGGTCATGCCGAACACGGACCAAGTGGAGTTAATTCCATGA
- the rsmH gene encoding 16S rRNA (cytosine(1402)-N(4))-methyltransferase RsmH encodes MSFRHTSVMPDQAVALLNCEKGKIVADCTLGGGGHAVRIAEQILPEGLLIGIDKDPAALAHAKQALSVFGERVLYVRGNFADFSEILSSLDIPAVDGVLLDLGLSFYQIDGSGRGFSFRKDEPLDMRMDPDQSLTAADLVNQSAEADLVRIFREFGEERYASRIARRIVEARRSAPVTTSGQLARIVTDAYPAKERHTAKIDPATRVFMALRIAVNTELENLERFLDTVIDRIKPGGRICVLSFHSLEDRMVKRRMKLWEKACVCPPGLPVCSCSKQRECRIVTRKALVPTAEEVQANPMARSVRLRAAEKV; translated from the coding sequence ATGTCGTTTCGCCACACATCGGTCATGCCCGACCAAGCGGTCGCCCTTCTCAACTGCGAAAAGGGAAAGATCGTTGCGGACTGCACTCTGGGGGGCGGGGGACATGCGGTCCGTATCGCTGAACAAATTCTTCCGGAAGGGCTGCTGATCGGCATTGACAAAGACCCCGCGGCCCTGGCTCACGCGAAACAGGCGCTTTCCGTTTTTGGAGAGCGCGTTTTATATGTTCGGGGCAATTTCGCCGATTTTTCGGAGATCCTTTCCAGCCTGGATATACCGGCAGTTGATGGTGTCTTGCTGGACCTGGGGCTCTCCTTTTACCAGATCGACGGCAGCGGCCGGGGCTTTTCCTTTCGAAAGGACGAGCCCCTGGACATGCGCATGGACCCGGATCAGAGCCTGACGGCGGCAGACCTTGTCAACCAGTCGGCCGAGGCCGACCTGGTACGGATTTTCAGGGAGTTCGGGGAAGAGCGGTATGCCTCCCGAATCGCCCGCCGCATTGTTGAGGCCAGAAGGTCGGCGCCCGTCACTACCAGCGGGCAGCTGGCCCGCATCGTGACTGATGCGTATCCCGCAAAAGAGCGGCACACGGCAAAGATCGATCCGGCCACCCGCGTGTTCATGGCCCTTCGCATCGCGGTCAACACCGAGCTTGAGAACCTGGAGCGGTTTCTGGACACGGTGATCGACCGCATAAAGCCGGGGGGCCGGATTTGCGTCCTGTCGTTTCATTCGCTGGAAGACAGGATGGTCAAGCGCCGGATGAAGCTGTGGGAGAAAGCGTGTGTCTGTCCTCCCGGCCTGCCGGTCTGTTCGTGCAGCAAGCAGCGGGAGTGCCGGATCGTTACCCGCAAGGCCCTGGTGCCGACAGCGGAAGAGGTTCAGGCAAACCCCATGGCCCGAAGCGTGCGGCTGCGGGCCGCGGAAAAAGTATAA
- the mraZ gene encoding division/cell wall cluster transcriptional repressor MraZ, with protein MFRGTSYHRIDPKGRIVIPSRFRDLIGADGTAMITFFEGGLYAYTLEEWSKIEAKMVMLEKKGNQMRRFRRFFIGRASECQPDKQWRLLIPPELRQDAGLEEEIVLIGISDHFEIWSRAKWEEQKNLHEDDMNDEDFQNEIEKLGL; from the coding sequence ATGTTTCGAGGCACTTCCTATCACAGAATTGACCCAAAGGGCAGAATCGTCATCCCCTCCCGTTTTCGGGATCTTATAGGGGCCGACGGCACCGCCATGATCACCTTTTTTGAAGGCGGGCTTTATGCCTACACCCTGGAGGAGTGGTCAAAAATAGAGGCCAAAATGGTGATGCTGGAGAAGAAGGGCAACCAGATGCGCCGGTTCCGCCGGTTTTTTATCGGGCGTGCGTCCGAATGCCAGCCGGACAAACAGTGGCGCCTTCTGATTCCGCCGGAGCTTCGCCAGGACGCCGGGCTTGAAGAGGAGATCGTGCTTATCGGCATATCGGATCATTTCGAGATCTGGTCGCGGGCAAAGTGGGAAGAACAGAAAAATCTGCATGAAGACGATATGAACGATGAGGATTTTCAGAATGAAATAGAAAAGCTGGGACTTTAA
- a CDS encoding tRNA 4-thiouridine(8) synthase ThiI, translating into MTDDKQKVRALGLCSGGLDSMLAALVLRDQGIEVCWVCFETPFFSAAKAVRAAEALDIPLTVQNITGRYVPMLKNPPCGYGQHMNPCMDCHALMFNIAGGIMKEKGYDFLFSGEVVGQRPMSQTKPSLRYVEKHSGFDGYILRPLSALLLPETEPEKAGLVDRNGLLGLSGRSRKPQMEMARRFGVSDYPSPAGGCLLTDKGFSQRLRDLFAHQETCTENDVLLLKYGRHFRLSPTAKLVVGRTRQDNQDILDHSTGLNATVLKIKQFPGPTGLLIGEPGEGALLLAAGICLGYSKAPDDKPAAVNVAAGKQQQTVTMMAVPPDKVRHLLI; encoded by the coding sequence ATGACCGACGACAAACAGAAAGTCCGTGCCCTGGGCCTGTGTTCCGGCGGACTGGACAGCATGCTGGCGGCCCTGGTGCTTCGGGACCAGGGCATTGAGGTCTGCTGGGTCTGCTTTGAAACCCCCTTTTTCAGCGCGGCAAAGGCGGTGCGGGCGGCCGAGGCCCTCGATATCCCCCTTACCGTGCAAAACATCACCGGCCGGTATGTTCCCATGCTCAAGAACCCGCCCTGCGGGTATGGCCAGCACATGAACCCCTGCATGGACTGCCACGCCCTGATGTTCAACATCGCCGGGGGTATCATGAAGGAGAAAGGATATGATTTTCTGTTCAGCGGTGAGGTGGTGGGCCAGCGGCCCATGAGCCAGACCAAGCCTTCCCTGCGGTACGTGGAAAAACATTCCGGGTTTGACGGATACATTCTCCGGCCCCTGAGTGCCCTGCTGCTGCCCGAGACCGAGCCGGAAAAGGCCGGCCTTGTGGATCGAAACGGACTGCTGGGGCTTTCCGGCCGGTCCCGCAAGCCCCAGATGGAGATGGCCCGGCGGTTCGGCGTCTCCGACTACCCCTCTCCGGCGGGCGGATGCCTGCTCACGGACAAGGGGTTTTCCCAGCGGCTGCGCGATCTTTTTGCCCACCAGGAGACCTGCACGGAAAATGATGTTCTGCTGCTCAAGTACGGCCGCCACTTCCGGCTTTCGCCCACGGCCAAGCTGGTGGTGGGACGGACCCGGCAGGACAACCAGGACATTCTGGACCACAGCACCGGCCTCAACGCGACGGTCCTCAAGATCAAGCAGTTTCCCGGCCCCACGGGCCTGCTGATCGGAGAGCCCGGCGAAGGGGCGCTCCTCCTGGCCGCCGGCATCTGCCTGGGATACAGCAAGGCACCGGATGACAAGCCCGCGGCCGTAAACGTGGCCGCCGGAAAACAGCAGCAGACCGTCACCATGATGGCCGTTCCTCCGGACAAGGTCCGACACCTGCTGATATGA
- a CDS encoding penicillin acylase family protein, with protein MKTGSLTRTCRICVPVMTALLLCLATTGCAPLLNSVFDNALPPMEGVQTVPGLAEKVTVQRDNMGIPMIDAASLEDLVFAMGYVSAYDRFTQMEGFRLVGQGRLSELIGKATLEMDIYLRALNVNQVATILYESASPELLHMLKRYSEGVNAYMDQAPRPMTLKLAGYTPEPWTALDSVRVFVVLTLGLAQNLHEEINMLNVARKVAVDDLAWLFPIYPDEPLPFDEIKKLQGLDLTAAAGDIQALCDTARSVNQVLVPAAAASNNWAVSGRRTRSGKPILANDTHLPLCMPSIWHMMHLKCPGLEGAGVALAGVPGIIAGYNGHMAVGMTMVMADNQDVFLEKIKREPDGLYYLYKDQWKKAAARQETFRIKGEKDTVRTIYETANGVLMNDILTVSPRHDLMPQPVNNSPLGIAVKWAVMEPDQSMETFFSIMRSKSVDEVLAHTRKGHSIIPLNLVMADEKDIAWQVTGRYPLRKKGRGLCPSPGWTGEYGWEGYLDPALHPSVKNPDTGYVGTANHRTVPADFPHVLSSSWYYPDRAQRIQQMIETTDIYDADTARAMQLDDYSVFTETVKSLLLDPAMAERMTATWQAAGQIEAGQKALDLLSGFDGRMAVDSPGAALYGAFLFCLGENLFADEMGGTGSQAYHSLLETFLMAYSALHDHLTDRCETSPFWDDITTPEKEQRPQILADTLADAVALVEKRCGKDTAKWQWGKLHTATWKTDASLLADYMGFFDRTGIKFLSGYFDRGPYPAPGDHTTLNVAAYYPGKNFDVWLIPAMRVIADFGGEEPLTGINSSGQSDNPASPHYDDGITAWREGRYKEFPFAKEGVDALYTNVLTLEPAAR; from the coding sequence ATGAAAACCGGTTCTTTAACCCGTACCTGCCGGATCTGCGTGCCTGTGATGACCGCCCTGCTCCTCTGCCTGGCCACCACCGGCTGCGCCCCGCTGCTCAACAGCGTCTTTGACAACGCCCTGCCCCCCATGGAGGGGGTCCAGACGGTTCCCGGCCTGGCGGAAAAGGTCACGGTACAGCGCGACAACATGGGCATTCCCATGATCGACGCCGCCTCACTGGAGGACCTGGTCTTTGCCATGGGGTATGTCAGCGCCTACGACCGGTTTACCCAGATGGAGGGCTTCCGGCTGGTGGGCCAGGGCCGGCTCTCCGAGCTGATCGGCAAGGCCACCCTGGAAATGGACATCTACCTGCGGGCGTTGAACGTAAACCAGGTCGCCACAATCCTTTACGAAAGCGCGTCTCCTGAACTGCTTCACATGCTTAAACGCTACAGTGAAGGCGTCAATGCCTACATGGACCAGGCGCCCCGGCCCATGACCCTCAAGCTGGCCGGATACACACCCGAGCCATGGACCGCCCTGGATTCCGTGCGTGTGTTCGTGGTGCTCACCCTGGGCCTGGCCCAGAACCTTCACGAAGAGATCAACATGCTCAACGTGGCCCGGAAGGTGGCTGTTGACGACCTGGCGTGGCTTTTTCCCATCTACCCCGACGAGCCCCTGCCCTTTGACGAGATCAAAAAGCTCCAGGGGCTGGACCTGACGGCAGCGGCCGGGGATATTCAGGCCCTCTGCGACACGGCCCGCTCCGTCAACCAGGTGCTGGTGCCGGCTGCCGCGGCCTCCAACAACTGGGCCGTGTCCGGGCGCCGCACCCGGTCCGGCAAACCCATCCTGGCCAACGACACCCACCTCCCCCTGTGCATGCCCTCCATCTGGCACATGATGCATCTCAAGTGCCCGGGACTTGAAGGCGCCGGAGTTGCCCTGGCCGGGGTACCGGGCATCATCGCCGGATACAACGGCCACATGGCCGTGGGCATGACCATGGTGATGGCCGACAACCAGGACGTGTTTTTAGAAAAGATCAAACGGGAGCCGGACGGCCTCTATTACCTTTACAAAGACCAGTGGAAAAAGGCCGCGGCCCGGCAGGAGACCTTCCGGATCAAGGGCGAAAAGGACACGGTCCGCACCATCTATGAAACCGCAAACGGCGTGCTCATGAATGACATTCTCACCGTCTCGCCGCGCCACGATCTGATGCCCCAGCCTGTAAACAATTCGCCCCTGGGCATCGCCGTAAAATGGGCCGTTATGGAACCGGACCAGTCAATGGAAACCTTTTTCAGCATCATGCGATCCAAATCCGTGGACGAGGTGCTGGCCCATACCCGAAAAGGCCACTCCATTATTCCGTTGAACCTGGTGATGGCCGATGAAAAAGACATTGCCTGGCAGGTCACCGGCCGGTATCCCCTGCGCAAAAAAGGCCGGGGCCTTTGCCCCTCACCGGGGTGGACCGGTGAATACGGATGGGAGGGTTACCTGGATCCGGCCCTGCACCCGTCAGTGAAAAACCCGGACACCGGTTACGTGGGCACGGCCAACCACCGCACCGTACCCGCCGACTTTCCCCATGTACTCTCCTCTTCCTGGTACTATCCGGACCGGGCCCAGCGCATACAGCAAATGATCGAGACAACAGACATCTATGACGCGGACACGGCCAGAGCCATGCAGCTGGATGACTACTCAGTCTTTACCGAGACCGTTAAATCCCTTCTGCTGGACCCGGCCATGGCAGAGCGCATGACCGCCACATGGCAGGCCGCCGGACAAATTGAGGCCGGGCAGAAGGCCCTGGACCTGCTTTCCGGCTTTGACGGCCGCATGGCCGTGGACTCACCGGGTGCGGCCCTGTACGGGGCCTTCCTGTTCTGCCTGGGAGAAAACCTGTTTGCAGACGAGATGGGCGGCACCGGCTCCCAGGCCTACCACTCCCTGCTGGAGACCTTTCTGATGGCCTATTCGGCCCTGCACGACCATCTCACCGACCGGTGCGAAACAAGCCCCTTCTGGGACGATATAACCACCCCGGAAAAAGAGCAGCGGCCGCAGATCCTGGCAGACACCCTGGCCGATGCCGTGGCCCTGGTGGAAAAACGGTGCGGCAAAGACACGGCCAAATGGCAGTGGGGAAAGCTGCACACCGCCACCTGGAAAACCGATGCCTCCCTGCTGGCCGACTACATGGGCTTTTTCGACCGTACCGGTATCAAGTTTCTCTCCGGCTATTTTGACCGGGGGCCTTATCCAGCGCCCGGGGACCACACCACGCTGAACGTGGCGGCCTACTACCCGGGGAAAAACTTTGACGTGTGGCTGATTCCGGCAATGCGCGTCATCGCGGATTTCGGCGGCGAGGAGCCGCTGACCGGCATCAACAGCTCGGGCCAGTCGGACAACCCGGCCAGCCCCCACTACGACGACGGCATCACCGCCTGGCGTGAGGGTCGGTACAAGGAATTTCCCTTTGCAAAGGAGGGTGTGGACGCGCTCTACACAAACGTGCTGACCCTGGAACCGGCGGCCAGATAA
- a CDS encoding alpha/beta hydrolase, with the protein MQSYQHSMGVLLNRNNIRIFYRSWTVDEPVGLVFLCHGLGEHSGRYSHLIQALRGRGISFYALDHKGHGKSGGKRGHTDSFTDYCDDIHQYITDLIRPDLPDLPMIMLGHSMGGLIAALHALTYPGDMDALVLSSPAFEPTVPVPAVQRLAAALAVRLMPRLSQNNKLDPEHLSSNRETVEAYKSDPLVHTMVTVKWFVEFTAATRRCMEQAGRVTAPLLVFHGGNDAIVSPDGSKAFYEKAGSTDKTLKIFSGLRHETMNETPEKREPVLEMVSDWILDHVKK; encoded by the coding sequence ATGCAGAGTTACCAGCACAGCATGGGGGTATTGCTCAACAGGAACAACATCCGTATCTTCTATCGCAGCTGGACCGTTGATGAACCGGTCGGGCTGGTCTTTCTCTGCCATGGCCTGGGCGAACACTCCGGCCGGTACAGCCACCTGATTCAGGCGCTGCGGGGCCGGGGCATCTCCTTTTACGCCTTGGACCACAAGGGCCACGGCAAGTCCGGGGGCAAGCGGGGCCACACCGACAGCTTTACCGATTACTGCGACGACATTCACCAGTACATCACCGACCTGATCCGGCCCGACCTGCCGGACCTGCCCATGATCATGCTGGGCCACAGCATGGGCGGCCTGATCGCGGCCCTTCACGCCCTGACCTACCCCGGCGACATGGACGCGCTGGTGCTGTCCTCCCCGGCCTTTGAACCCACGGTGCCGGTTCCCGCGGTCCAGCGGCTGGCAGCGGCCCTGGCCGTCCGGCTGATGCCGCGCCTCTCCCAGAACAACAAGCTGGACCCGGAACACCTCTCCTCAAACCGGGAAACCGTGGAGGCCTACAAAAGCGACCCCCTGGTCCACACCATGGTCACGGTAAAATGGTTTGTCGAGTTTACCGCCGCCACCCGTCGCTGCATGGAACAGGCGGGCCGGGTCACCGCGCCCCTGCTGGTGTTTCACGGCGGCAACGACGCCATTGTGTCGCCCGACGGCAGCAAAGCCTTTTATGAAAAGGCGGGCAGCACCGACAAAACCCTGAAAATCTTTTCCGGCCTGCGCCACGAAACCATGAACGAAACCCCGGAAAAACGGGAACCGGTCCTGGAAATGGTATCCGACTGGATTCTGGACCACGTAAAAAAATAG
- the rsgA gene encoding ribosome small subunit-dependent GTPase A, whose translation MKIRYPDLAPLGWNEWFEERAAECRPGDTIARVVAVDRDLLLVMDPAGTFRAKTAGSYLFRHHLVQELPCVGDWVCVEKDPAGELGRVRAVLERKSALRRRAAGDVVDYQMIAANVDCVIIVQSCHFDFNVNRLERYLVMVKDGGAEPWILLTKTDLVGPEVLASQVAQIRAAGVTAPVLTLSNVTGRGMADLKQILAPAQTYCFVGSSGVGKSTMINHLLGRELLETRGVSGTGEGRHTTVRRELLLLEGGALVIDNPGMREFGLLGAESGMEENFSDITGLGTGCRYGNCTHTAEPGCAVLEAVNSGAISRAHYDNYIKLRQESAFYQMSYVEKRKKDRNFGKYVKSVKKQLKK comes from the coding sequence ATGAAAATCCGATACCCTGATCTGGCCCCTCTGGGCTGGAATGAGTGGTTTGAAGAGAGGGCCGCCGAATGCCGGCCCGGGGATACCATTGCCCGGGTTGTGGCGGTGGACCGTGATCTGCTGCTGGTCATGGACCCGGCCGGCACTTTTCGGGCAAAGACGGCGGGCAGTTATCTGTTTCGCCACCATCTGGTCCAGGAACTGCCCTGCGTGGGGGACTGGGTGTGCGTTGAAAAAGACCCGGCCGGCGAACTGGGCCGGGTGCGCGCGGTCCTGGAGCGAAAAAGCGCGCTGCGCCGCAGGGCCGCCGGGGATGTCGTGGACTACCAGATGATCGCGGCAAACGTGGACTGCGTGATTATCGTCCAGTCCTGCCATTTTGATTTTAACGTAAACCGGCTGGAGCGGTACCTTGTCATGGTAAAAGACGGCGGGGCCGAGCCCTGGATTCTTCTGACCAAGACGGACCTGGTCGGGCCGGAGGTGCTGGCATCCCAGGTGGCGCAAATTCGGGCCGCCGGGGTGACGGCGCCGGTGCTGACCCTGAGCAATGTCACGGGCCGGGGCATGGCCGATCTTAAACAAATACTGGCGCCGGCACAGACCTACTGCTTTGTCGGGTCTTCCGGGGTGGGCAAAAGCACGATGATCAATCACCTGCTCGGACGGGAACTGCTTGAGACCAGGGGTGTCAGCGGCACCGGCGAGGGCCGGCACACCACCGTACGCCGGGAACTGCTGCTGCTTGAAGGCGGGGCCCTGGTCATCGACAACCCGGGCATGCGCGAGTTCGGCCTTCTGGGGGCCGAAAGCGGAATGGAAGAGAACTTTTCAGACATTACCGGGCTTGGAACCGGGTGCCGCTACGGCAACTGCACCCACACCGCCGAACCCGGCTGCGCCGTGCTTGAGGCGGTAAATTCAGGCGCAATCAGCCGCGCCCACTATGACAATTACATCAAGCTGCGGCAGGAGTCGGCGTTCTACCAGATGTCCTATGTTGAGAAGAGAAAAAAAGACCGCAACTTTGGAAAATATGTTAAATCCGTCAAGAAACAGCTAAAAAAATAG